The Methylorubrum populi genome contains a region encoding:
- a CDS encoding threonine efflux protein, which translates to MRPDGFGDLYNSLLETGIRAVIVLEHLRPVGVDLQEMVLFDHVVVHTGDHGGPPSLHTAVPERKGELLVRRRLVEQSLRLMRQCHLVAEAHDANGISYRASDEAAAYVELLETPYSERLKRCSAWIREEVELHTKDGFRDRLRARLGDWAEAFNAAERPAREV; encoded by the coding sequence ATGAGGCCCGACGGATTCGGCGACCTCTACAACTCGCTTCTGGAGACGGGCATCCGCGCGGTGATCGTTCTGGAGCACCTGCGTCCGGTGGGCGTGGACCTCCAGGAGATGGTCCTGTTCGACCATGTCGTCGTGCACACGGGTGACCATGGCGGACCGCCGAGCCTCCACACCGCCGTTCCTGAGCGCAAGGGCGAGCTTCTCGTCCGGCGCCGTCTGGTCGAACAGAGCCTCCGCCTGATGCGGCAGTGCCACCTGGTGGCGGAGGCACACGACGCGAACGGGATCTCCTACCGTGCCAGCGACGAGGCTGCCGCCTACGTCGAGCTTCTTGAGACCCCCTACTCCGAGAGGCTGAAGCGGTGCTCCGCTTGGATCCGCGAGGAAGTGGAACTCCACACCAAGGACGGTTTCAGGGACCGACTGCGGGCCCGCCTCGGCGACTGGGCTGAGGCCTTCAACGCGGCCGAGCGACCCGCGCGGGAAGTTTGA
- a CDS encoding recombinase family protein: MTTILIGYARCSTDKQDLSAQRAALEGLGVAPERIYTDYGLSGTNRARPGLDQALAAARAGDTLVVPKLDRLARSVPDARAIADGLVARGVRLALGTSVYDPGDPMGRMFFNILATFAEFESDLIRLRTREGMAIARSRGKLRGKQPKLSPKQQREVRRMHDAGDHSVGDLADLFSVSRPTIYRTLARQLAVTASCP, translated from the coding sequence ATGACGACGATCCTCATCGGCTACGCCCGCTGCTCGACCGACAAGCAAGACCTCTCTGCCCAGCGCGCCGCGCTGGAAGGGCTCGGCGTCGCGCCTGAGCGCATCTACACCGACTATGGGTTGAGCGGCACGAACCGTGCGCGACCCGGGCTCGACCAGGCCCTTGCGGCCGCCCGTGCCGGCGACACCCTGGTCGTGCCCAAGCTGGACCGCCTCGCCCGGTCCGTGCCCGACGCGAGAGCCATCGCCGATGGCCTCGTCGCCCGTGGCGTCCGCCTCGCCCTCGGGACGTCCGTCTACGATCCGGGAGACCCCATGGGGCGGATGTTCTTCAACATCCTCGCCACCTTCGCGGAGTTCGAGAGCGACCTCATCCGGCTGCGCACCCGTGAGGGCATGGCCATCGCCCGCTCCCGGGGCAAGCTGCGCGGCAAGCAGCCCAAGCTGTCGCCCAAGCAGCAGCGGGAGGTGCGCCGGATGCACGATGCCGGCGACCACTCGGTCGGCGACCTGGCCGACCTGTTCTCGGTCTCTCGCCCGACCATCTACAGAACGTTGGCCAGACAACTCGCCGTAACCGCGTCGTGCCCCTGA
- a CDS encoding deaminase gives MNDALDHLMMGHALEEAQRALVNMHFPVGAVLATGQHVIATGHKAMGSNHLDHAEMVVFRAAFQGDYGFSREDGLCLYTTLEPCIMCWGTLRHLPIIRLVYAMEDAYGGCAHVSDAALPPRHQSRPLLVSRGVRREEARELFRQFLDTTHEPFWVTGGAAEFAESVRATSTGP, from the coding sequence ATGAACGACGCCCTCGACCACTTGATGATGGGCCACGCCCTCGAAGAGGCGCAACGGGCCTTGGTCAACATGCATTTCCCCGTTGGAGCCGTGTTGGCAACGGGGCAACACGTCATTGCAACCGGTCACAAGGCTATGGGGTCGAACCACCTCGATCATGCCGAAATGGTCGTATTCCGCGCAGCATTCCAAGGTGACTATGGCTTCTCGCGCGAAGATGGTCTGTGCCTCTATACGACGCTTGAACCCTGCATCATGTGTTGGGGAACGCTGCGACACCTGCCCATCATACGACTGGTCTACGCGATGGAGGACGCCTACGGCGGCTGCGCGCATGTTTCTGACGCTGCACTTCCTCCTCGGCATCAAAGCCGCCCGCTGCTCGTAAGTCGGGGGGTTCGTAGGGAAGAGGCGCGGGAACTGTTCCGGCAGTTTCTCGACACGACCCATGAGCCATTCTGGGTGACTGGCGGTGCTGCCGAGTTTGCCGAGTCGGTTCGCGCAACGTCGACCGGCCCCTAA
- a CDS encoding flagellin yields MSSSITLSAATRQNLLSLQDTAALAATNQNRLATGKKVNSALDSPVNYFTAQSLSTRSGALSSLLDGISNGIQTIQAASKGVDTITNLVKQLQSVVSQAQSNAAQNLPKIVGTQALASSGEATATGKSQHDTALAKTVLGSAVVAADATHTGNLGVAAATANQVQLSAGNNTYTYTIQATDTVNDVVNAINKSGIATASVDSNGLLSVVGTGSDALSVNLGATSGTPPAFAASSAGTQALLGSPTGGTSGVTGGGTSAQRSALVSQFENLRTQIDQAAQDAGYNGINLLNGDKLSIAFNEKTGTAQSNLNVQSNALTSSSLGIGHLVDSATAQTGGNFGVQNNSDLTNASNALTNALSSLQSLSSNLGSNLSVVQTRQDFTKNIINVLDTGAANLTNADMNEEAANSQALSTRQSLGISALSLANTAQQGVLQLLR; encoded by the coding sequence ATGTCCTCGTCCATCACCCTGTCCGCTGCGACGCGGCAGAACCTGCTATCGCTGCAGGACACCGCGGCCCTCGCCGCGACCAACCAGAACCGCCTCGCCACCGGCAAGAAGGTCAACTCGGCCCTCGACAGCCCGGTGAACTACTTCACGGCGCAGAGTCTCTCGACGCGCTCGGGGGCCCTTTCCAGCCTGCTCGACGGCATCTCGAACGGCATCCAGACCATCCAGGCCGCCTCGAAGGGCGTGGACACGATCACCAACCTGGTGAAGCAGCTCCAGTCGGTGGTCTCTCAGGCCCAGTCGAATGCCGCGCAGAACCTTCCGAAGATCGTCGGGACGCAGGCACTGGCGAGCAGCGGTGAGGCGACCGCCACCGGGAAGTCCCAGCACGACACCGCCCTGGCCAAGACCGTGCTCGGCAGCGCCGTCGTCGCCGCCGACGCCACGCACACCGGCAATCTCGGCGTGGCCGCCGCCACCGCCAACCAGGTGCAGCTCTCGGCCGGCAACAACACCTACACCTACACGATCCAGGCGACGGACACCGTCAACGACGTCGTCAACGCGATCAACAAGAGCGGCATCGCGACCGCCTCGGTGGACTCGAACGGGCTGCTGTCCGTCGTCGGCACGGGCTCGGACGCGCTCTCCGTGAACCTGGGCGCCACCAGCGGCACGCCGCCGGCGTTCGCCGCCTCCTCGGCGGGCACGCAGGCCCTGCTCGGTTCGCCCACGGGCGGCACGAGCGGCGTGACCGGCGGCGGCACCTCGGCGCAGCGTTCGGCTCTGGTCTCGCAGTTCGAGAACCTGCGGACCCAGATCGACCAGGCCGCGCAGGATGCCGGCTACAACGGCATCAACCTCCTGAACGGCGACAAGCTCTCGATCGCCTTCAACGAGAAGACCGGCACGGCGCAGAGCAACCTGAACGTCCAGAGCAACGCCCTGACCTCGTCCAGCCTCGGCATCGGGCATCTCGTGGACAGCGCGACGGCTCAGACCGGTGGCAACTTCGGCGTCCAGAACAATTCCGACCTGACCAACGCCTCGAACGCGCTGACCAACGCCCTGTCGAGCCTGCAGTCGCTGTCCTCGAACCTGGGCTCGAACCTGTCCGTCGTGCAGACCCGCCAGGACTTCACCAAAAACATCATCAACGTGCTCGACACCGGCGCGGCGAACCTCACCAACGCGGACATGAACGAGGAGGCGGCGAACTCGCAGGCGCTGTCGACCCGCCAGTCGCTGGGCATCTCGGCCCTGTCGCTGGCCAACACCGCCCAGCAGGGCGTCCTCCAGCTCCTCCGCTGA
- a CDS encoding helix-turn-helix domain-containing protein — protein sequence MITDQTFAHLSDFRAKREAWIEAAHPLYRADIDADWGFDDAAFIRNYNLGTCILGACHAPQMSSERTLEQISRQAIDHLSFRVFLAGASDLHVDGRALDIRAGHLQVLDMAQPMRSHSRGSKPVIHLIVPRRAFERRLGDLASFHGAMLDPAGSPVTRLMLDHMRSLASCIDAADEGQRTALTAASISMVNAVLTPAGGDSPYTPASVQGIAIRRFIEDNLSNFDLGVDMLRVRFGLSRTTLYEQFEADGGVASYIRDRRLARAMRILAGLEGEGRRRISTVGYAVGFGTEKQFSRAFKRKYGVNPSEVDAGYRPQARLEYGATLMSWINSL from the coding sequence ATGATCACCGACCAAACCTTCGCCCACCTGTCCGACTTCAGAGCCAAGCGGGAGGCATGGATCGAGGCCGCCCATCCGCTGTACCGGGCCGACATCGATGCCGACTGGGGCTTCGACGACGCCGCCTTCATCCGGAACTACAACCTGGGCACGTGCATCCTTGGCGCATGCCATGCGCCGCAGATGAGTTCCGAGCGTACCCTGGAGCAGATCTCCAGGCAGGCCATCGACCACCTGTCGTTCCGCGTCTTCCTGGCCGGCGCCTCAGACCTGCACGTCGACGGCCGGGCGCTCGACATCCGCGCCGGTCACCTGCAGGTGCTGGACATGGCCCAGCCGATGCGGTCGCACTCGCGCGGCTCGAAGCCGGTGATCCACCTGATCGTGCCCCGGCGCGCCTTCGAGCGCCGCCTCGGCGACCTGGCGTCGTTCCATGGGGCCATGCTGGATCCCGCCGGCAGCCCGGTGACGCGGCTGATGCTGGACCACATGCGCAGCCTCGCGTCCTGCATCGATGCCGCCGATGAGGGCCAGCGAACCGCGCTCACGGCGGCCTCCATTTCAATGGTGAACGCGGTCCTCACACCCGCCGGCGGCGACAGCCCGTACACGCCGGCATCCGTCCAGGGCATCGCGATCCGACGCTTCATCGAGGACAACCTTTCGAACTTCGACCTCGGCGTGGACATGCTGCGTGTCCGCTTCGGCCTGTCGCGCACGACCCTGTACGAGCAGTTCGAGGCGGATGGTGGGGTGGCGAGCTACATCCGCGACCGGCGCCTCGCCCGGGCCATGCGCATCCTCGCCGGTTTGGAGGGCGAGGGACGCCGACGGATCTCCACGGTTGGCTATGCGGTCGGGTTTGGCACGGAGAAGCAGTTCAGCCGGGCGTTCAAGCGCAAGTACGGCGTGAACCCGAGCGAAGTCGATGCCGGCTACCGACCACAGGCACGTCTCGAATACGGTGCGACACTGATGTCCTGGATCAACTCACTCTGA
- a CDS encoding pilus assembly protein PilZ → MSEMRPAVRNTAIDHARTASEARLEIAGRILLATGEELPCLVRCIAGDSFEITGVGHVAVQGTRVVCRTTALGTVAGSVRDALDDGFRMEVIGGPHLRARLASRLAWHLKASCGDTDLRSDARIIPNARAVRVRTQDGVEADAELIDVSSTGAALRMSRPPPAGSRITVGRRRADVVRHLDGGIAVRLVLPLRPDDVTTDLVL, encoded by the coding sequence ATGTCGGAGATGCGCCCTGCCGTCCGGAACACCGCAATCGACCACGCCCGGACCGCGAGCGAAGCTCGCCTGGAAATCGCCGGGCGGATCCTTCTCGCGACCGGGGAGGAGCTGCCCTGTCTCGTCCGCTGCATCGCCGGGGATTCCTTCGAGATCACGGGCGTGGGACATGTCGCGGTCCAGGGCACCCGCGTGGTTTGCCGGACGACGGCGCTTGGCACGGTGGCAGGCAGCGTCCGCGATGCGTTGGACGACGGGTTCCGAATGGAGGTCATCGGTGGCCCGCACCTTCGCGCGCGCCTCGCCTCGCGCCTCGCCTGGCACCTCAAGGCGTCCTGTGGCGATACCGACCTTCGCAGCGACGCTCGCATCATCCCGAACGCGCGTGCCGTACGGGTTCGCACCCAAGACGGCGTGGAGGCGGACGCGGAGCTGATCGACGTCTCGTCGACGGGCGCCGCGCTCCGCATGTCGCGACCGCCGCCGGCAGGCAGCCGGATCACGGTGGGTAGGCGGAGGGCGGATGTGGTGCGCCACCTCGATGGAGGCATCGCCGTCCGCCTCGTGTTGCCCCTTCGCCCGGACGACGTCACCACGGACCTCGTGCTGTAA
- a CDS encoding PAS domain-containing protein, producing the protein MTTERARLHLPDCLAAAGVVGAWTHDVASDRIVADKDVASLFGIVRADACSGDPLAAYVEAIHPADRGGFCAEVEGASRRGMPFALEYRVRTGDGVRFVRDYGSFSLDGHGRPMRGQGIVIDATRTRPCNAAEAAVEVAASRVPDAALSREVTMLADHVIAASEIARTLSSSRLRALTDPLLWEVGRLLAWTMSRRGA; encoded by the coding sequence ATGACGACCGAACGGGCGAGGCTCCACCTTCCCGACTGCCTGGCGGCCGCCGGCGTCGTCGGCGCCTGGACCCATGACGTCGCCAGCGACCGCATCGTCGCGGACAAGGACGTCGCCTCCCTGTTCGGCATCGTGCGAGCCGACGCCTGCAGCGGGGATCCCCTGGCCGCGTACGTCGAGGCCATCCATCCCGCGGACCGGGGCGGGTTCTGCGCCGAGGTCGAGGGCGCCAGCCGGCGCGGGATGCCCTTCGCGCTGGAGTATCGGGTGCGGACCGGCGATGGCGTGCGCTTCGTCCGTGACTACGGCAGCTTCTCCCTTGATGGGCACGGAAGGCCGATGCGTGGCCAGGGCATCGTCATCGACGCGACCCGCACCCGGCCCTGCAACGCGGCCGAGGCCGCGGTCGAGGTGGCCGCGTCGCGGGTGCCCGACGCGGCGCTGTCGCGGGAGGTGACCATGCTCGCCGACCACGTCATCGCGGCCAGCGAGATCGCGCGCACGCTTTCTTCGTCGCGCCTCCGCGCGCTGACCGACCCGCTGCTGTGGGAGGTCGGCCGCCTCCTGGCCTGGACGATGTCCAGGCGCGGCGCCTAG
- a CDS encoding AAA family ATPase: protein MTGAAKGDTPLDAVVRFLVSETAFVGIGPASAHRLRDGLGDDLPRALADGDVAALATVLGEGRAADLASAWRERQGLADIVLWLAEAGFDRRLAGRVLALWGAGAARRLHGRPYDLMALAPWATVDRAARRMGVGPRAPERLVASVEGVLYERFEEHHTWIPRAALLAEVARRLGPKTNDAARALDLALSEKAAFEVDGGYQPGGAYMMERYVADRLRKMLSSGAGGDLVSRPVTDAGIDAWLDGPEASDVPALDPEQRRAVLLALRAPVGLLVGGAGVGKTTVLRAVCGAAARHGQAVHLIALAGRAAVRMAEATGHPASTVAAFLGRVESGEVTLGGQSLVVVDEASMIDLPTFYRLLRRMPGGCRLLLVGDDAQLPPIGFGLAFHELVSFPDIPKVTLVRVHRQAEATGIPQVAAAVRAGTLPAMGRTLEGPGFGVTFLDGSAGGVATLDDVVDAVATCGGWRDDLRILCPTKGGTVGADAVNARLHALLTHGRERMPGRGFAVGEPVMFLRNDYRLGLRNGSLGTVTGIADGILEADFDGVTHGLTGPSLDDTALAYAVTVHKAQGSAFRRVVVPVAQTRLLDRSLVYTAITRAREQAVLVGDRKAFARAVTSTAHAHARMTGLRAALLA from the coding sequence GTGACGGGTGCGGCGAAGGGCGATACGCCGCTCGATGCGGTGGTCCGGTTCCTCGTCAGCGAGACCGCCTTCGTCGGCATCGGGCCGGCGAGCGCCCACCGTCTTCGCGATGGGCTGGGGGATGACCTGCCGCGTGCGCTGGCAGACGGGGACGTCGCCGCCCTTGCGACGGTCCTCGGGGAGGGACGCGCCGCCGACCTCGCGTCGGCTTGGCGGGAGCGCCAGGGGCTTGCGGACATCGTCCTCTGGCTCGCGGAGGCGGGGTTCGACCGGCGGCTTGCCGGGCGCGTGCTGGCGCTGTGGGGCGCCGGTGCCGCCCGCCGGCTGCATGGCCGTCCCTACGACCTGATGGCCCTGGCGCCCTGGGCGACAGTGGACCGGGCGGCCCGGCGGATGGGCGTGGGCCCGCGCGCTCCGGAGCGCCTGGTCGCGTCCGTGGAGGGGGTACTCTACGAGCGCTTCGAGGAGCACCACACCTGGATCCCGCGCGCCGCGCTCCTCGCCGAGGTCGCGAGGCGGCTGGGCCCGAAGACGAACGATGCTGCGCGGGCCCTGGACCTCGCCCTTTCGGAAAAGGCGGCGTTCGAGGTCGACGGGGGCTACCAGCCCGGCGGCGCGTACATGATGGAGCGCTACGTCGCCGACCGTCTCCGGAAGATGCTGTCGTCGGGGGCCGGCGGGGATCTCGTATCGAGGCCGGTCACCGACGCCGGCATCGACGCCTGGCTCGACGGTCCGGAGGCCTCGGACGTTCCCGCCCTCGATCCCGAGCAGCGACGGGCCGTGCTGCTCGCCCTGCGGGCGCCGGTGGGCCTGCTCGTCGGCGGCGCCGGCGTCGGGAAGACGACGGTGCTCCGCGCAGTGTGCGGGGCGGCCGCGCGCCATGGCCAGGCCGTGCACCTGATCGCGCTGGCCGGCCGCGCCGCCGTCCGCATGGCCGAGGCCACCGGGCATCCCGCCTCGACCGTCGCCGCCTTCCTCGGGCGAGTGGAATCGGGCGAGGTCACCCTGGGCGGCCAGTCCCTGGTGGTGGTCGACGAGGCCTCCATGATCGATCTCCCGACCTTCTACCGCCTGCTCAGGCGCATGCCCGGGGGATGCCGCCTCCTGCTGGTCGGAGACGACGCCCAGCTTCCGCCCATCGGCTTCGGCCTGGCCTTCCACGAGCTCGTCTCGTTCCCGGACATCCCGAAGGTCACGCTCGTCAGGGTCCATCGGCAGGCCGAGGCCACCGGCATCCCGCAGGTCGCCGCGGCGGTCCGGGCCGGGACGCTGCCGGCGATGGGGCGGACCCTGGAGGGGCCGGGCTTCGGCGTCACGTTCCTCGACGGATCCGCCGGCGGGGTCGCGACGCTGGACGACGTCGTGGATGCAGTCGCCACGTGCGGCGGATGGCGGGATGACCTGCGCATCCTCTGTCCGACCAAGGGCGGGACCGTCGGCGCCGACGCGGTCAACGCGCGCCTGCACGCCCTCCTGACCCACGGTCGCGAGCGCATGCCGGGACGCGGCTTCGCCGTGGGCGAGCCGGTGATGTTCCTGCGCAACGACTACCGCCTCGGGCTGCGCAATGGCTCGCTCGGGACCGTGACCGGGATCGCCGACGGGATCCTGGAGGCCGATTTCGACGGCGTGACGCACGGTCTCACGGGGCCGAGCCTGGACGACACCGCGCTCGCCTACGCGGTGACCGTCCACAAGGCCCAGGGCTCGGCCTTCCGCCGGGTGGTCGTGCCGGTGGCCCAGACCCGCCTGCTGGACCGGTCGCTGGTCTATACGGCCATCACCCGCGCCCGCGAGCAGGCCGTTCTCGTGGGCGACCGGAAGGCCTTCGCGAGGGCCGTCACGTCGACCGCTCACGCGCATGCCCGCATGACCGGGTTGCGGGCTGCCCTGCTGGCGTGA
- a CDS encoding anti-phage dCTP deaminase translates to MIGVVGFAGAGCSTAVKRLRNLLAKAGYEVKVVKLSTLIARRFEGEPVPAVSDDEREGQSKFDRVTVLQDLGDRLRKDFGHHAVASLAVREILRLREDAAAGERKIAVVLDSIKHSEEVLLLRRVYDQSFRLVAVHCEHAIREGRLIGDLTSSSKYSGVEPARVLAYMDRDEKDQGRKHGQQVRDAFYLADFFIDNNAHSSGGEHLNDDLGRFRDLLLGTGLVRPNRHERAIFHAHAASMQSACLSRQVGAALVKDGTVVATGTNDPPRFGGGVYEEDHRPDRRCFAWEWTDGKITFTGCHNQRKKIGLREDIARWMAARLSPGLAAAVHPVKDGDAGESARAREAAEAAIRDFFAGESALMEEMPGVKDIIEYSRSIHAEMNALFSAARQGVSPVGSTLYCTTYPCHNCARHMVTAGVKSVQYIEPYVKSLAMELHSDAMATVLPGVDAEGKPLAQTHMTVVPFTGVGPRMYEDFFVKRKEVKKADGTFDPPVGGVPDFAVRLLDLSSVEVNAAELVPEQSDA, encoded by the coding sequence GTGATCGGAGTCGTCGGCTTCGCCGGCGCGGGTTGCTCCACCGCCGTCAAGAGGCTGCGCAACCTCCTGGCCAAGGCCGGTTACGAGGTTAAGGTCGTCAAGCTCAGCACCCTGATCGCCCGGCGGTTCGAGGGCGAGCCCGTCCCGGCGGTCTCGGACGACGAGAGGGAGGGCCAGTCGAAGTTCGACCGCGTGACCGTTCTCCAGGACCTCGGTGACAGGCTGCGCAAGGACTTCGGCCACCATGCCGTCGCGTCCCTGGCGGTCAGGGAGATCCTGCGCCTTCGCGAGGACGCGGCCGCCGGCGAACGGAAGATCGCCGTCGTGCTCGACTCGATCAAGCACTCGGAGGAGGTCCTCCTGCTGAGGCGGGTCTACGACCAGTCGTTCCGCCTTGTGGCCGTCCATTGCGAGCACGCCATCCGGGAGGGCCGCCTCATCGGCGACCTGACGAGCTCCAGCAAGTACAGCGGCGTCGAGCCCGCCAGGGTGCTCGCCTACATGGACCGGGACGAGAAGGACCAGGGCAGGAAGCACGGGCAGCAGGTCCGCGACGCCTTCTACCTCGCCGACTTCTTCATCGACAACAATGCCCACAGCAGCGGCGGCGAGCACCTGAACGACGACCTCGGCCGGTTCCGCGACCTGCTGCTCGGTACGGGCCTGGTCCGCCCGAACAGGCACGAGCGGGCGATCTTCCACGCGCACGCCGCCTCGATGCAGTCGGCGTGCCTGTCGCGGCAGGTGGGCGCCGCGCTGGTCAAGGACGGTACGGTCGTTGCCACCGGCACGAACGACCCTCCGCGCTTCGGCGGGGGCGTCTACGAGGAGGACCATAGGCCCGACCGCCGGTGCTTCGCCTGGGAATGGACGGACGGGAAGATCACCTTCACCGGCTGCCACAACCAGCGCAAGAAGATCGGGCTGCGCGAGGACATCGCGAGGTGGATGGCCGCGCGCCTCAGCCCGGGGCTCGCCGCCGCGGTCCATCCCGTGAAGGACGGCGACGCGGGCGAGTCGGCCCGGGCCAGGGAGGCCGCGGAGGCGGCGATCCGTGACTTCTTCGCCGGGGAATCGGCGCTCATGGAGGAGATGCCCGGGGTGAAGGACATCATCGAGTATTCCCGCTCGATCCACGCCGAGATGAACGCGCTGTTCTCCGCCGCCCGCCAGGGCGTCTCCCCGGTAGGGTCCACGCTCTACTGCACGACCTATCCCTGCCACAACTGCGCGCGTCACATGGTGACGGCCGGGGTCAAGAGCGTCCAGTACATCGAGCCCTACGTCAAAAGCCTCGCCATGGAACTCCACTCCGATGCCATGGCCACCGTGCTGCCGGGTGTCGACGCCGAGGGCAAGCCGCTTGCCCAGACCCACATGACCGTAGTGCCGTTCACGGGCGTCGGACCTAGGATGTACGAGGATTTCTTCGTTAAGCGGAAGGAAGTGAAAAAGGCGGATGGGACGTTCGACCCGCCCGTCGGGGGCGTGCCCGACTTCGCCGTACGCCTCCTCGACCTGAGTTCCGTCGAGGTCAACGCAGCCGAACTCGTGCCTGAGCAGTCCGATGCCTGA
- a CDS encoding PIN-like domain-containing protein, translated as MDDDRKAPDAPRPPAAASAESEVRGRGKAAPKPPSGDYDHFLLGRLYPEAHNVFQPAAALDPTSGDVLIALDTNALLLPYQMGKGDLADLAGVYSRIAGEGRLFIPEQVAREFIKNRDRKLADMVHALDERISKMTGWDAQVSPLLLEGFADGDALDKAAAGHREAAKAYLEQLRRLTGHMKGWRGDDPVTRLYAGVFGSGQTVAPAESNEQVIEELEYGIRHRVPPGYKDAAKEDQGIGDVLIWLSLLHLGRTQRKDLIFVTGEEKADWFVRSGGKRLYPRPELVDAYRRVSGRSLRLSSLHDLLKEMAAPAGLVADVADAEATANSAIQAAAVSAPASFATTAHATVRPAPVRFAGGGTAMPTGRRSFDYSTHNGMLRVEAGGQAVDIAFSKASDTSIHLYRRGATRRIARVKGLETGMFTSIDAVDTTSDHYVIQLGEGFLVENEAGSVLACRIVGILDDTRGAERDEVTFEWVLNPAGDRVYMP; from the coding sequence ATGGACGACGACCGCAAGGCTCCGGACGCACCGAGGCCTCCTGCCGCCGCCTCAGCGGAATCGGAGGTAAGAGGGCGCGGGAAGGCCGCTCCCAAGCCCCCGTCGGGCGACTATGACCACTTCCTCCTGGGACGGCTGTACCCGGAGGCGCACAACGTCTTTCAGCCAGCGGCGGCGCTCGATCCGACCTCTGGCGACGTTCTGATCGCGCTCGACACCAACGCCCTGCTGCTGCCCTACCAGATGGGAAAGGGCGACCTCGCCGATCTGGCTGGCGTCTACTCCCGGATCGCGGGTGAAGGGCGGCTGTTCATACCGGAGCAGGTCGCCCGGGAGTTCATCAAGAACCGGGACCGCAAGCTCGCCGACATGGTCCACGCCCTCGACGAGCGCATCTCCAAGATGACCGGCTGGGACGCGCAGGTCAGCCCCTTGCTGTTGGAGGGGTTCGCGGATGGAGATGCGCTCGACAAGGCGGCCGCCGGCCACCGCGAGGCCGCGAAGGCCTACTTGGAGCAACTGCGCCGCCTGACGGGGCACATGAAGGGCTGGCGGGGCGATGATCCAGTCACGAGGCTCTACGCAGGCGTCTTCGGGAGCGGGCAAACCGTGGCGCCGGCCGAGTCCAACGAGCAGGTCATCGAGGAGCTCGAATACGGCATCCGTCATAGGGTGCCGCCAGGGTACAAGGACGCGGCCAAGGAGGACCAGGGCATCGGCGACGTGCTGATCTGGCTCTCCCTCCTCCATCTCGGGCGGACGCAGAGGAAGGATCTCATCTTCGTCACGGGCGAGGAGAAGGCCGATTGGTTCGTGCGGTCCGGTGGCAAGCGCCTCTATCCGCGGCCCGAGCTCGTCGACGCCTACCGGCGCGTCTCCGGCAGGTCCCTTCGGTTGTCGAGCCTGCACGACCTCCTGAAGGAGATGGCCGCGCCGGCAGGGCTCGTCGCCGACGTGGCGGACGCCGAGGCAACGGCCAACAGCGCGATCCAGGCGGCGGCCGTATCGGCCCCCGCCTCTTTCGCGACCACGGCGCACGCAACGGTCCGGCCGGCCCCGGTCCGGTTCGCCGGGGGCGGGACGGCCATGCCGACGGGCCGCAGGTCCTTCGACTACTCGACGCACAACGGCATGTTGCGGGTGGAGGCGGGCGGACAGGCCGTCGATATCGCCTTCTCCAAGGCCAGCGATACTTCGATCCATCTCTACAGGCGAGGGGCGACGCGTCGGATCGCCCGGGTCAAGGGCCTGGAGACGGGCATGTTCACGTCCATCGACGCCGTCGACACCACGTCGGATCACTACGTCATCCAGCTCGGGGAGGGCTTCCTCGTCGAGAACGAGGCCGGCAGCGTCCTGGCCTGCCGGATCGTCGGCATCCTGGACGACACCCGTGGGGCCGAGCGGGACGAGGTGACCTTCGAATGGGTCCTCAATCCGGCCGGCGACAGGGTCTACATGCCCTGA
- the dksA gene encoding RNA polymerase-binding protein DksA: protein MAKVTIEDGYRPSDDEPFMNERQREYFRRKLLSWKGEILREAQDTLTALQSENENHPDLADRASSETDRAIELRARDRQRKLTGKIDAALARLEDGSYGFCEETGEPISLKRLDARPIATLSLEAQERHERRERVYRDD, encoded by the coding sequence ATGGCGAAGGTCACGATCGAGGACGGCTACAGGCCCTCCGACGACGAGCCCTTCATGAATGAGCGGCAGCGCGAGTATTTCCGGCGCAAGCTGCTCAGTTGGAAGGGTGAGATCTTGCGCGAGGCGCAGGATACTCTGACCGCTCTTCAGAGCGAGAACGAGAACCACCCGGACCTCGCAGACCGCGCCTCGTCCGAGACCGACCGGGCGATCGAGCTGCGGGCCCGCGATCGCCAGCGCAAGCTGACCGGCAAGATCGACGCGGCCCTGGCCCGGCTGGAGGACGGCTCCTACGGCTTCTGCGAGGAGACCGGCGAGCCGATCTCGCTCAAGCGCCTCGATGCGCGGCCGATCGCGACCCTCTCCCTGGAAGCCCAGGAGCGGCACGAGCGCCGCGAGCGTGTCTACCGCGACGACTGA